In Zygosaccharomyces rouxii strain CBS732 chromosome D complete sequence, one DNA window encodes the following:
- the GLO1 gene encoding lactoylglutathione lyase GLO1 (highly similar to uniprot|P50107 Saccharomyces cerevisiae YML004C GLO1 Monomeric glyoxalase I catalyzes the detoxification of methylglyoxal (a by-product of glycolysis) via condensation with glutathione to produce S-D-lactoylglutathione expression regulated by methylglyoxal levels and osmotic stress) — protein sequence MFSRVFSRLGLIKQHIRTMSTKTSEAQYYTKKIASAVGDPSLRFNHTCLRIKDPSASVEFYKKHFNMTLLSKKDFPDMKFSLYFLVMTKENLPKNEKGENLVFANRGILELTHNWGTEADPEYKVNNGNVEPHRGFGHICFSVANVESTCQRLESEGVKFQKRLVDGRQKNIAFALDPDGYWIELIQYINESGEGPKTDLGNRFNHTMVRVKDPVKSLEFYQNVLGMTLHRVSEHANAKFTLYFLGYDIPQGDSTGSAETLLELTHNWGTENDPDFHYHNGNAQPQGYGHICITCKDPGALCEEIEKKYNEQVVWSPKWNHGKMKNLAFIKDPDGYSIEIVPAELVL from the coding sequence ATGTTCAGTAGAGTATTCAGTAGATTGGGATTAATTAAACAGCATATAAGGACAATGTCGACTAAAACTTCTGAAGCCCAGTACTATACTAAGAAAATTGCCTCCGCTGTTGGAGATCCATCTTTGAGATTTAACCACACATGTTTGAGAATCAAGGATCCATCAGCTAGTGTTGAATTCTACAAAAAGCACTTCAACATGACTCTGCTTTCTAAGAAGGATTTCCCTGATATGAAGTTCAGTCTTTACTTCTTAGTCATGACTaaagaaaatttaccaaagaATGAGAAGGGTGAGAATTTAGTCTTTGCCAACCGTGGTATATTAGAATTGACTCACAACTGGGGGACTGAGGCTGATCCAGAGTACAAGGTTAATAACGGTAATGTTGAACCACACCGTGGGTTTGGTCACATCTGTTTCTCCGTTGCCAATGTGGAATCTACTTGCCAAAGATTGGAATCTGAAGGTGTTAAATTCCAAAAGAGATTAGTCGATGGTAGACAAAAGAATATTGCATTCGCTCTGGATCCAGATGGATACTGGATTGAATTGATTCAATACATCAATGAATCTGGTGAAGGGCCAAAGACTGATTTGGGTAACAGATTTAACCACACTATGGTTCGTGTCAAGGATCCTGTTAAGTCTTTGGAATTCTACCAAAACGTCCTTGGTATGACTTTGCACAGGGTTAGTGAGCACGCTAATGCTAAGTTCACTCTATACTTTTTGGGCTACGACATCCCACAGGGTGATAGCACAGGCTCCGCTGAAACTCTATTGGAATTGACTCACAACTGGGGTACTGAGAATGATCCTGATTTCCACTACCATAACGGTAATGCTCAACCACAGGGTTATGGTCACATTTGTATCACTTGTAAGGATCCAGGCGCTTTGtgtgaagaaattgaaaagaagtaTAATGAACAAGTTGTCTGGTCACCAAAATGGAATCATGGTAAGATGAAGAACTTGGCCTTTATCAAGGATCCTGATGGATATTCCATTGAAATCGTGCCTGCCGAGCTTGTACTATAA